Proteins found in one Etheostoma spectabile isolate EspeVRDwgs_2016 chromosome 14, UIUC_Espe_1.0, whole genome shotgun sequence genomic segment:
- the lix1l gene encoding LIX1-like protein: MESNVMPDSIRPQRLQPGIGFGLGPTGTLRSSLRPGVTVPIAPLLPSPASLAASSGPPPPPPPLQLHSLYGGIGAGLGLGLGPGATGHCNPGNPAVLKEAVEAVVRSFAKHTQGYGRVNVVEALQEFWQMKLTRGADLRNGALVVYEMVPSSSPPYVCYVSLPGGSCFGSFQFCPTKAEARRSAAKIALMNSVFNEHPSRRITDDFIEKSVSEALASFNGNREEADNPNTGIGAFRFMLESNKGKSMLEFQELMTVFQLLHWNGSLKAMRERQCSRQEVLAHYSHRALDDDMRTQMAADWVNREQSVASTIAREVASTERELEDARLAGRELRFYKEKKDILMLAVGQLNAVNTATLPSH, encoded by the exons ATGGAATCTAACGTTATGCCGGACAGTATCCGCCCTCAGAGGCTGCAGCCAGGCATTGGATTCGGTTTAGGACCGACCGGGACCCTCCGCTCCTCTCTCCGGCCCGGGGTTACCGTCCCCATCGCGCCGCTGTTGCCCTCCCCGGCCTCTCTAGCCGCTTCGTCCGGGCCTCCTCCGCCGCCGCCTCCGCTGCAGCTCCACAGCCTGTACGGCGGTATCGGAGCGGGGCTGGGGCTGGGGCTGGGGCCGGGGGCTACCGGGCACTGTAACCCGGGGAACCCGGCGGTGCTGAAGGAGGCGGTGGAGGCTGTGGTCCGCAGCTTTGCCAAACACACGCAAGGTTACGGAAGAG TAAACGTGGTGGAAGCTTTACAGGAGTTTTGGCAGATGAAGCTGACCAGAGGGGCCGACCTGCGTAACGGAGCTCTAGTTGTTTATGAAATGGTCCCATCCAGCAGCCCTCCATATGTTTGCTATGTCAGTCTTCCCGGAGGCAGCTGCTTCGGAAGTTTCCAG TTCTGTCCCACCAAGGCAGAAGCAAGACGCAGCGCTGCCAAGATTGCCCTAATGAACTCTGTTTTCAATGAACATCCCTCCCGACGCATCACAGACGACTTCATTGAGAAAAGTGTCAGTGAGGCCCTGGCATCCTTCAAT GGAAACAGAGAAGAGGCTGATAATCCCAACACAGGAATTGGGGCATTTCGCTTCATGCTTGAGTCCAACAAAGGAAAATCCATGCTGGAGTTTCAG gaGCTGATGACTGTGTTCCAGCTGCTGCACTGGAATGGGAGTCTCAAAGCCATGAGAGAACGGCAGTGTTCCCGACAG GAAGTGCTGGCTCACTATTCCCACCGGGCTCTGGATGACGACATGCGCACTCAGATGGCTGCAGACTGGGTGAACCGAGAACAGAGTGTAGCGAGCACCATTGCGCGGGAGGTGGCCTCGACGGAGAGAGAACTGGAGGACGCCAGGCTGGCAGGCAGAGAACTGCGTTTTTacaaagagaagaaagacaTCCTGATGTTAGCAGTGGGCCAACTCAATGCAGTCAACACTGCCACACTGCCCTCACACTAA
- the sf3b4 gene encoding splicing factor 3B subunit 4, which yields MAAGPISERNQDATVYVGGLDEKVSEPLLWELFLQAGPVVNTHMPKDRVTGQHQGYGFVEFLSEEDADYAIKIMNMIKLYGKPIRVNKASAHNKNLDVGANIFIGNLDPEIDEKLLYDTFSAFGVILQTPKIMRDPDTGNSKGYAFINFASFDASDAAIEAMNGQYLCNRPITVSYAFKKDSKGERHGSAAERLLAAQNPLSQADRPHQLFADAPPPPSAPTPVLTAMGAGMPMPGMPPPGFPPVPPPGSMPPSMAMPLNAGGPGQQGGGGGPPPGPPPFPPGNMHPGMPQMPMPPPGPPGMVPPPPAPPGSNQSRAPLPPGMPPPPPMGMPHRAPYGPPMGHPVPPGMRGPPPMPPPGYGAGLPPRPPFGFQRGPPMPPRPPGVPPRIPMRAPMPP from the exons ATGGCAGCGGGACCAATTTCAGAAAGAAACCAAG atgcCACTGTGTATGTTGGTGGCTTGGATGAGAAAGTGTCAGAGCCGTTACTATGGGAGCTTTTCCTGCAGGCCGGTCCTGTGGTCAACACGCACATGCCCAAAGACCGAGTGACTGGCCAACATCAAG GTTATGGCTTTGTAGAGTTCCTTAGTGAAGAAGATGCTGACTATGCCATCAAAATCATGAATATGATAAAGCTCTACGGCAAACCCATTCGAGTTAATAAGGCCTCTGCGCACAACAAGAACCTGGATGTGGGTGCTAACATCTTCATTGGTAATCTGGACCCAGAGATAGATGAGAAACTGCTCTATGACACGTTCAGTGCCTTTGGCGTGATTCTCCAGACGCCAAAGATCATGCGAGACCCAGACACTGGCAACTCCAAGGGTTATGCCTTTATCAATTTTGCCAGCTTTGACGCATCAGATGCAGCCATTGAGGCCATGAATGGCCAGTACCTCTGTAACAGGCCCATCACAGTGTCCTACGCCTTCAAAAAGGACTCCAAAGGAGAACGACATGGCTCGGCTGCAGAGCGACTCTTGGCTGCGCAAAACCCCCTTTCCCAGGCAGACAGGCCACATCAGCTGTTTGCAGACGCTCCACCCCCACCAAGTGCTCCAACGCCTGTTCTAACGGCAATGGGAGCTGGGATGCCAATGCCAG GCATGCCACCTCCTGGTTTCCCTCCTGTTCCTCCTCCTGGATCTATGCCCCCTTCAATGGCCATGCCTCTAAATGCAGGGGGACCAGGCCAACAAGGTGGCGGTGGTGGGCCCCCACCCGGACCACCACCCTTCCCTCCTGGCAACATGCACCCAG GTATGCCTCAGATGCCCATGCCCCCTCCTGGTCCACCTGGCATGGTGCCTCCACCTCCTGCTCCCCCAGGATCAAATCAGTCCCGGGCACCGCTACCACCTGGCATGCCCCCACCCCCGCCAATGGGCATGCCACACAGAGCACCGTATGGACCTCCCATGG GTCACCCTGTGCCTCCAGGTATGAGAGGGCCTCCTCCCATGCCTCCACCTGGCTACGGTGCTGGCCTTCCTCCGCGTCCACCTTTTGGCTTCCAGAGAGGACCTCCAATGCCTCCAAGGCCCCCCGGTGTCCCGCCCCGCATTCCTATGAGAGCACCAATGCCACCCTAA